One segment of Apus apus isolate bApuApu2 chromosome 1, bApuApu2.pri.cur, whole genome shotgun sequence DNA contains the following:
- the DIS3 gene encoding exosome complex exonuclease RRP44 has protein sequence MLTSRTFLKRTRAGAVVKVVREHYLRDDIPCGAAACRLCPPRPAGPGLGLQAQPSGAASSLCPGPHYLLPDTNLLLHQIDILEDPVIKNVIVLQTVLQEVRNRSAPVYKRIRDVIQNPEKHFYSFTNEHHRETYIKQEQGESSNDRNDRAIRVAVKWYNEHLKKIDSEEKIQVIFLTNDRTNKEKALEEGIAAYTCEEYIKSLTANPDLVDRLACVSDEGKEIESGKIIFPEHIPLSKLQQGIKSGIYLQGTYRASRENYLEATVWVHGDAEENKEIIIQGLKHLNRAVHEDIVAVELLTKDEWVAPSSVVLQDDGQNEDDIENEEEKENILKTCVSKDMLRPTGKVVGIIKRNWRPFCGMLSKSQIKEARRHLFTPADRRIPRIRIETRQADTLEGQRIIVAIDGWPRNSRYPNGHFVKNLGSAGDKETETEVLLLEHDVPHQPFSQNVLSFLPKMPWSITEQDMKCREDLRHLCVCSVDPPGCTDIDDALHCRETENGNIEVGVHIADVSHFIRPGNALDEESAKRGTTVYLCEKRIDMVPELLSSNLCSLRSNVDRLAFSCIWEMNQKAEILKTRFTKSVINSKASLTYAEAQMRIDSATMNDDITTSLRGLNKLAKILKKKRIDNGALTLSSPEVRFHMDSETHDPIDLQTKELKETNSMVEEFMLLANVSVAQKIYDEFPEFALLRKHPAPPPSNYDILVKAAKSKNLEIKTDSAKALAESLDRAESPTFPYLNTLLRILATRCMMQAVYFCSGMDNDFHHYGLASPIYTHFTSPIRRYADIIVHRLLAVAIGADSTYPELTDKHKLADICKNLNYRHKMSQYAQRASVAFHTQLFFKNKGVVNEDAYVLFVRKNAVVVLIPKYGLEGTVFFEEKGKPTPRLDYNNEVPSLTVEDTTLHVFDKVKVNIMLDASNIQHQKIRMVLVEPKILGSDVSANLSTEISNNEPEKKKKKLQK, from the exons ATTGATATACTTGAAGATCCTGTTATCAAGAATGTCATTGTGCTACAGACAGTGCTACAAGAAGTCAGGAACCGGAGTGCACCAGTATACAAGCGAATTAGGGACGTGATTCAAAACcctgaaaaacatttctattcTTTCACGAATGAACATCATAG agaaACGTACATCAAACAAGAGCAAGGAGAATCTTCCAATGACCGCAATGACAGAGCCATTCGGGTAGCAGTAAAATGGTACAATGAACACCTGAAGAAAATAGACAGCGAGGAGAAGATTCAAGTTATCTTTCTAACAAATGACAGAACTAATAAAGAGAAAGCTCTAGAGGAAGGGATAGCTGCTTATACGT GTGAGGAGTATATAAAAAGCTTGACAGCAAATCCTGATCTTGTAGACCGTCTTGCTTGTGTATCTGATGAAGgg aaagaaatagaaagtggaaaaataattttcccagaACATATTCCCCTTAGCAAATTGCAGCAAGGAATAAAATCTGGTATTTACCTTCAAGGAACCTATAGGGCAAGCAGAGAGAACTACCTTGAAGCTACTGTTTGGGTTCAtggagatgctgaagaaaataaagag ataattaTACAGGGACTGAAACATTTAAACCGAGCAGTTCATGAAGATATTGTAGCTGTGGAGCTGTTGACAAAAGATGAATGGGTCGCACCATCCTCAGTGGTCTTGCAAGATGATGGCCAGAATGAAGATGACATTGAaaatgaagaggagaaagaaaacatt CTGAAGACTTGTGTTAGCAAAGACATGCTGAGACCTACGGGAAAAGTAGTGGGCATTATAAAACGAAACTGGCGACCGTTTTGTGGCATGCTTTCCAAATCACAGATCAAAGAG GCAAGACGACATTTGTTTACACCAGCTGATCGCAGAATTCCTCGCATTCGAATAGAAACAAGACAAGCAGATACATTGGAAGGACAAAGAATAATTGTTGCTATTGATGGCTGGCCCCGGAATTCCAGGTATCCTAAT GGTCATTTTGTAAAGAACTTGGGAAGTGCTGGTGATaaagagacagagacagaagTTCTTCTGCTTGAACATGATGTCCCACATCAGCCTTTTTCCCAGAATGTCCTTAGTTTCCTCCCAAAAATGCCATGGAGCATTACAGAACAG GATATGAAATGCAGGGAGGACTTAaggcatctgtgtgtgtgtagtgTTGATCCTCCTGGCTGTACAGATATTGATGACGCATTACATtgtagagaaacagaaaatggaaatatagag GTTGGTGTACATATTGCAGATGTCAGTCATTTTATTCGCCCAGGAAATGCTTTGGATGAGGAGTCAGCAAAAAGAGGAACAACAGTATATCTGTGTGAAAAA AGGATTGATATGGTTCCAGAGTTACTTAGTTCCAATTTATGTTCCCTGAGATCTAATGTGGACAG GCTTGCATTTTCATGTATATGGGAGATGAACCAGAAGGCTGAAATTCTAAAAACTAGATTTACTAAAAGTGTTATTAATTCCAAG GCTTCTCTTACATACGCTGAGGCACAAATGAGAATTGATTCAGCAACTATGAATGATGATATTACTACCAGCCTACGTGGACTAAACAAATTAGCAAAaattctgaagaagaaaagaattgATAATGG AGCCTTGACACTTTCCTCACCAGAAGTTCGTTTTCACATGGACAGTGAAACTCATGATCCTATTGATCTCCAGACTAAGGAGCTCAA AGAAACAAATTCCATGGTTGAAGAGTTCATGTTGCTTGCCAATGTCTCCGTAGCACAAAAAATTTACGATGAGTTCCCAGAGTTTGCCTTGCTCAGGAAACACCCTGCTCCTCCACCATCAAATTATGACATCCTTGTCAAGGCTGCCAAGTCCAAG aATTTGGAAATAAAGACAGATTCAGCAAAGGCTTTAGCTGAATCGTTAGACAGAGCTGAATCTCCTACATTCCCCTATCTAAATACACTGTTGAGAATTCTGGCCACTCGCTGCATGATGCAAGCTGTTTATTTCTGCTCTGGAATGGATAATGATTTTCATCACTATGGTTTAGCCTCACCTATTTATACCCACTTTACCTCACCTATTAGAAG GTATGCTGACATTATAGTACATCGACTTTTGGCAGTGGCCATAGGAGCAGACAGTACATACCCCGAACTTACAGATAAACATAAACTGGCTGATATCTGTAAAAACCTCAACTACCGACATAAAATGTCTCAATACGCACAGAGAGCGTCTGTTGCATTTCATACGCAG CTCTTCTTCAAAAACAAAGGAGTAGTAAATGAAGATGCATATGTATTGTTTGtaagaaaaaatgcagttgtgGTTCTGATTCCCAAGTATGGGTTAGAGGGAACAGtcttctttgaagaaaaaggtAAACCAACACCAAGACTGGATTACAACAATGAG GTACCATCACTTACTGTGGAAGACACAACATTACATGTATTTGATAAAGTTAAAGTGAACATTATGTTAGATGCATCCAACATTCAACATCAGAAAATTCGGATGGTGTTGGTAGAACCAAAG ATACTAGGAAGTGATGTGTCTGCAAATCTGTCTACAGAGATAAGCAACAATGAaccagagaagaagaaaaagaagctacAAAAATAG